From Oxyura jamaicensis isolate SHBP4307 breed ruddy duck chromosome 26, BPBGC_Ojam_1.0, whole genome shotgun sequence:
GCTGGTTCTCAGACCACCAGCCGAGGAGCATCCTCACCTCGGCTCCTGAAGCCCTTGCAACGGGCCAGGAATCCCCCAGCGGTTGAGTTGGGCATGGACTTGGAGGATTCCTCCTGATTTTTATAGGGATGAGAGAGAGGATGATGAGAAGCCCTTTAAACCCACTGTTATCACGGGGTGCTCCTTGTGAAGAAGGCAGCATCAGAGCAGACCCCGTTGTCCCCGTCCGTGCCCGCTGCCACCAAGAGCTCAGCACCTGAGGGGCGCGCAGCCGGGCTGTTTGGTGAGGGGCGGGCAGTAATCTCCAAATTCCGGGCTGCATTTAGGCTTTCCCTTCTCCGGGGCCCAGACGAAAGCCTCGTGAGAAGGTTCCAGATGCCGGGAGTAGGAACAGGCTCAGAAGCCAGCAGCGGCCTCGCCGGGCCCTGCCGCAGCGGTCAGGGCCGGGCAGGCGGCCGCCACCCGCTTGGGCACCATCTCCCCCCTGAGATcagccccccgctcccctcccaaaaaataaaaaataaaaagcaaacccaaacaaacagaaaacccaccaccaccaaaaaaaaaaacaacaaaaaacacacaacaaaaacaacaaaatgccaaaaaaagaaaagaaacgcAGCGCTGCGCAGATGTACGAGGGCAACCGCACTTCCTGCTCCCCGGGAGAGGTGTTTCCTGTTCCCCAGACCATGACAAAATGAATCATCCTTCTGCTGACAGGGCCGGgcctgaggaaaaaagaaaaaaaatgtatgttgtcctagaaaaaaatatattaaattaatttctcctAGCTAGATGATGAGGAGAGGGAAGTCCTCTCAGATGAGGAAGGGCTCCCAGTGCCtgaagggggctgcaggagaggtggggagggtCTTTGTGGGGGATGCAGtcataggacaaggggaaatgtcCTTAAGGAcgtttaaaggaaaaagaagggagatacgggttagatattaggaagaaattcttcactgtgagggcggtgaggccctggcacaggagctgggggtgccccatgGCTGGGGGTGCCCTaggccaggctggggctggtgtTCATCTCCTCTGCAGGacctcttcccctgctccagcccaaGGTTCTCACAACGTCAGCTGGAAACCAGAGTGGTGCTGAGGTCAGGGCCATGGTCTGGGACGCCTGCCTTGTGGGTTGGGTGGGGGACAGCGGTGCTGGGCCAATCTCCCCGAGGCACTTGACTTCTGCggtgctttctctctcttcaaagAAGCCAAAAGCATCTAGCCCTTGTGGCCAAAAATGAAGAACCTCCCAGGGCTAATCGAGCTTTAACTCAAAACCGACGTCCCGAGCCTGGAAGAGCTTGGTGATTGCCATCAACCCGTGCAAGGGGTGCTATCTTTGAGATAAGGCACGGAAAGGGACGCAGTTGTAGGTCAGCCACCACGGGTTTCCTTGCTCCAAGTCGGCGGCTGTGGGGTGGGAACGGCTCTCGCTCCTCCCCGACGCCGATCTCCCCGTCCCCGCAGGTGGAGTACCTGCTGAAGAAGATCTGCACGGCCATGAACGTGGAGCTGAACTCCTGCGAGCTGGACGATTACCTCTCCCAGGAGCCACAGGGGCAGGGCGGCCTGACGGTCTGGCAGTTCCTGGACATGGTCAACTCGGGGCGGCTCCTGCGGGGCATCGAGCAGGAGGCCATCAGCATGGCCGTGGAGGAGGTGTACCAGGAGGTGATCGAGGACGTGCTCAAGCAGGCAAGGAGCCCACGTGTCCTGGGGGCACAAGCTCTCTCTGGGGGGGTGTTCTGGTTTTCTCCTGGCCCTTAAGGGCATGGTTATGGTGTTGTTATACCACCACCCATCCTTGCCCTGCCCCGTTGTTGAACCTCGTGTCTCCTGGGCGCAGGGCTACCTCTGGAAGAAGGGCCAGCTGAGGAGGAACTGGTCGGAGCGGTGGTTCATGCTGAAGCCCAGCGTCCTGTCCTACTACATGAGCGAGGAACggaaggagaagaaggggaGCATCGCGTTGGACAAGCACTGCTGCGTGGAGGTACAGCCTGGGCCGCGGCTCATGGCGGGGATAACGCCTCCCGCGTGGGTTTATCTTGGTCGTCATCCTGCTGGTTGTCCCCTCACCCCGTGCTGACACCGTGCTGTGTCCTctccctgcaggtgctgcccgACCGGGACGGGAAGAGGTGCATGTTCTGCGTGAAGACCTCCTCCCGCACGTACGAGATGAGCGCCTCCGACACCCGGCAGCGCCAGGAGTGGACGCTAGGTCCGTGTCCCCGTGCCCGCtccgtgtcccctccccagcacccccgtGGCCCCGCTGAcgtcttccttccctccccagccatcCAGACCGCCATCCGGCTGCAGGCCGAAGGCAAGAAGTCCCTGCACAAAGACCTGAAGCAGAAGCGACGGGAGCAGCGGGAGCAACGGGAGCAGCGGAAGGCGGCCAAGGAGGAGGAGACGCAGCGGCTCAAGCAGCTCCAAGAGGAGAAGGAGCggaagctgcaggagctggagctgctgaaggaggcCCAGCGGCAGGCGGAGATactcctgcaggaggaggagcagcggCGGAGGCAGCAGCACGAGGAGATGCAGAGGACTCTGGAGATCCAGCTGCGGGAAGCCGAGCAGGTGGGTGCATCCTCGTGGCAGGTCCTGCTGCGGGGCCGCATCGCTCGTGGGATGACCgctgccttccccatccctcGGCCATGGTCCCTGGGGGGTTGGAGGAGCTGGGCACGTCCTCTTTGTGCAATAACACTGCCGGTACCCATCACCTCTGGGCTCCCGTGGTGGTGTGGGACCTGGGGACAAGGGACAGACGGGTCAGCGCatgaggagcaggagctgaggacAACGTGCTCCAGGGTTTATGAAGCTGAGAGGCTTCGATGCTGGCCAGGGAGCCCACATCTGTCCTTGCAGCCAGTGCTCTGGAGCTCTCCCCATGGGCCCTCCGTGGTGTGGGTGACATCTGGCCCCATCCACCCAGGGGTGCAGGGCCAGCACCCACGCTGACAGCTCCTTTCCCACCGCAGGCACGTGCCTCCATGCAGGCGGAGATGGTCCTgaaggaggcagaggcagagcgTCAGCGCAAGCGCATCACGGAGCTGGAGGAGATGCAGGAGCGTCTCCAGgaggccctgcagcaggaggtgaaaGCTCGGCACGACGAGGAGTCTGTGAGATACGCACAGGCCAGGTAGGACCACAGCATCCCTGGCTCTCCTCGACCAGGGAAGGGCTGGGCGTAGGGCTGTCAGACACGCTCCTCGGGGTGATGCCACTGGCCTCGACTGCTCCTCGGGGAGCCAGCGTGTGCCCGCGACCACCCGtgatggcagcagggctgggggaagctgGTGGATGAAGTGGGAGAGGGACGTCCTCAGCTCTTGCACTTTCTCGACAGGCTGctggctgaggaagaggagaagctgAAACAGCTGATGAAGCtgaaggaggagcaggaggaataCATCATCAAAACTCAGCTGGAGAAGCAGGTCCTCAAGCAGGAgatggaaaacaagaacaagtgtCTGGAAGAGGCccagaagcagctggaggaagtgAGAGTGAACAGGCAGCGGGTGGACCAAGATGTCATGGTGAGCGTTGCCTTGGTGCCACTGCCCCGGGGGGACTTCCTGGCTCTCCTCTGAGGCACCTCCACGCTGGGGAGAACCCAGAGACTTTGGGGACCTCCCGACACAtaccctgctgcagccaggctggatTTAGGGCGTTACATtagctgcagcagggaaagcagcctGGAGGTTTGCCTGGGAAGGGACGTCTGCCCTGCGAGGCACATGCCTTGTTCCTGGTAGAGCCATGCCAGGCTCGGCGCTCAGCCTGCGAGGCCAGCCAAGCggggaggaggctgtggccacTTTGCCCCCATTTTGCTGCGCTGGCAGATGCTATTAGGAGAAATCTGCTGACAGGGCAGGCACCGGAGAAACCACCAGGCTGGCATTTCCTCACCACGCGGCTCTGGGTTTTTCTGATCCGTGCCAGGGGCTGATTCGGTGGCTGAAGTGCCACAAGGGCGTCCTGCTGGGGGGACAGCACTAGTGTCCCTATAGAGAGCAGCAACGCCAGCTCTGGGAGCGCGTGAGGAGGACGGAGGGTTGGAagcagggtgggagcagcagaCCTGGAGGAGGGTGAGCTGCCTCCATCCCAGAGGGAGCCTCAAACCCAGGCTTAGGGAAGGAAAACTCTCAGGCCGGCTCACTgctctcctccacctccttGCAGGCGGCCCAGAGGAAGCTGCGGCAGGCCAGCACCAACGTCAAGCACTGGAACGTGCAGATGAACCGACTGATGCACCCTATCGAGCCGGGAGGTAGGAGACCTTCCCCCAGGGCATGCAACTCAGTGCTGCTGCCGATTCTTCTTCCCTGTCCCCCTCTTTGGGATCCTCAGAGAAGCACAGTCGCCTCTGGCAGTGAGACCCTGTGCCCCTTTTTCCTTCACCAAAAGGTGAATTTGGACCCCAGGCAAATAATCTGGTTTTTCTGTCTGTCCCCAGACAAGCGTACAAACGTGAGCGGAGGAGGCTTCGCTGGCTACCATCCCCTCCTGTGCCGGAGAGATTCCTCCCTCAAACTCAAGCAGAAAGTGGAAGAGAAAGGCAGTGACCCCGTGAGGGACGGCAGCAAGGAAAACGTGAGCAACGGTGGGAACAGAGGCCCGCCACCATCTTCGGATGCGGACCCCATGGCCATGGAGCCCTCCAACTAGCCCCAGGGgatggcagagcccagcagggagCCGCAGGGCCCAGCACGGCCCTCTGAGCAGACCTGGTCGGTGCGATCATCTCTGGGTGGAGACCAGTGGAGACCAGCACAGAGCCTATAAGTGACTACACGTAGGGCAGAGACGCTCCCCTTCTCTTCAGGGatgtgctgcagccacagcgTGCCAGGAGCTCAGGCAGCCCAACATGGGGAGAAGGCAGCGGGGCCATCTCCTCCGGGCTGCCCAGGCGTAGGGGGCTGGACGTGCCTCCCTGCACGATGGACTCTGGTTTCAACACTGCCTCAAAACACCACCAGCGGGTCTGGACCACGCAGTCCAGGACTGCCGTTCCCCCTTGATTTCTACTGGCAATGCCTGCTGTGTCGTCCGCTGTGCCCCTGCAAAGGGGCTGCCCATAAAGGGCAGCCTTTATGGACTGAGCAGTGACTTCTCCTCCCTCACAAAGGACATTTTCGGCCCTGACCAGGTGGCCCAGGATGTCCTGAACTAACACGTGCATTCCCTGAAGGtggttgttagtcactggagtCACGTAGATGTTAGTCCAAACCAACAAGTAATAAAGCTTTTGGAGCCACTGGCCCGTAGACCTCGTTCCCTGCACATCTGTGGCCCTGCAGGCACCCGGTTATCTTCATGCACAGGGCAGGGTCTGGATATCCActgcagaaaattaaagaaattaaaaagaaatcagacaCAATCAGTGAAAAGAGGTCCCAGCAGATTTTGGTTTAGTCTGTGGAGGGCCAAGAATGGCAATGGGGTGTCTTCTGGGAGGGCCAATACCTCGTTACTTCAATTAAGTGCTTGTATAGGAAGGTAACAGTGCTCTGGATTTAGGTCCTTGCCCTTGGACTGTAGGACTCTCTGTTTCGGGATCTGGTCTGAGGCCTGCAGAAAGCAATAGAAAAGATTCCTGGAGGCAGCTGGGCTGGCTCCATCAGCTCCGGGAGTAGGTGGATGTGTTGGCTCTCTTCAGAGACATTGGCCTGGCCTGCCTCCTTCACTTAATTTGCTCCCTGAAAGACCAAGAACAAAAGCCAAGTCTTCTGGCAAAcctccctgcacacacacacacacagaaatttaaaaacaaaaacaaaaaaaaacaccaccaccaccaaaaaacaatACTGGGGTTAATTTTTCCAAGTACCTCTCTTAAGTCCAGTCCTACCTGCCTGTTACTTTGAGGCACAGAGCCCCTGCTCACGTAAGGGCCCCCTCTGAAAACAGACACTGGTAGCAAACCCCTGCATCAACCCCAGATTCACAGTTGCTCATGATGCTTAACTGCAGTTCGTTAGGGAGATTACAATCTACTTCCTACTTGTGCGGCTTCGAGCCCTTGCTCGCGGAGCTCTTCCTCCCCCTAGTTTTTACAGTGCTCCTTTCTTACacttcttttcagttgtgcctgCCTGAAAGGCCTTTTTTGCAGGTCTGTGTGGCACGAGGTGGCTTTGCTGGGacaaagcagctctgtgtgtTCGTTAGGGACGCCTGGGTGGCCCCGTAGCCCAGTCCCCGCGTGGCAGAGGGAGCACGGGTGGCTGCAGCCCTCGCAGCGATGGCTCCGGGGGCCTGTCCCCGCCTGCCAGGGACTGCAGCAGGTGGAATTAATCCCCCGTCCTCCTCTTCACTGCGCTGGGGACCGTGGGGGATTGTAAAGGATGCAGTGCAGCAGTCCTGAGCAGTGGTGCCTGACCGCTGCAACCCCATACAGTCCCCGGACAGCTCTGGAGCCCCTGCCTGGCTCTGTGACGAGTGCCAGCGTGCCGCCCCAGCCATCCCACTCAAACACAGGACCCGACACTCTGCACGTTTTCTGGTGGAGCAGGGCCTTCGCAACACATTGTGCCCCGGGGGTGAAATCAGCCGGGGCTGGGCCTTCTTCTGGCCTTGAAGTGTGAAGATCTGAAGCCTCCCAGGGTGACCCTGGCACAGCTCACGGCCCCGTGAGATCCTCAGGCAGAGGCGGGTACGGGGAGGGTGCCAAACGCTGGTTTCTACTGGGAAGGAAATGGGCTGGGTGGAAATGCACTGATGGGCGACCTCCTCCGCCTCTGACAGCTCCATTAGCGCAATTTCTTCCCCGATTGGGCGTCAGGACAGGTCCCACACCTAGGCCAGGAGGAAAAGGGGCCACCTCCGCCCATTTCTGCAGTCTTGTCGCAGGGCCCTGTGCCTCGTGCTCAGCCCCCAGGAGATGCTGGGTCGTGAGCTGCTGGTGAAAAGTGCCATTGCTTCTCCCCACCTCCTGGGCTGCATCGTCTCTCCTTAAAGCAAGTCCCCGGAACGTGGCTTTGGCTCTTAGCAGCCGCGTTCCCATGCAGCAGAATGTTAGCTGTTAATTGCCGCAAGGACAGGCGCGGAGGGAGCAGTGTCAGCACCCGCCCTGGATCGGGTGCCAGGTCTGGATGTGCCCGGCTCTGTCTCACCCTCCCGGAGCGGCCGACCTGGAGCTTGCCTAAGTCAGCAGCAGGCACACGTCGTCGGGTGTGCGCTCCGGTGCCTAGGACTAGGAATAAACCCCTGCAGAAGGGTGAAAAGGAGAGCTCGCAGGGGTGTGGGGACACCGTGGCTCTCTGCTCTTCCACCCGCCTGTCCCTGAGACCATCCCCACACCAGCGGGAGGGTGTGTGGGGGGCGTCTCCTGTGGGAAACCCGCAGCTGCCCGGGGTAACAACACCATGGGGGTGTTTGCAGTGGCACAACCACTCTCCACGTGAaggtttggtgggtgacattggcagcagggtgctgcttggACCAGGTGATGTCtcagggcttttccaaccttaacgtTTCTAGGATTTTATGGCTCTTTTaccagctcagcagctctgccgACACCCCCCCTGCCCATCTCCCTTGTCTAAGGGTTGCACATTTGCAGGAATCTTGAATTAATGAGGGACACTGCGGGTGCCGTTCTGCTTCCTGAGCACCCGCAGCGGGCACGGAGCCCGGGGGGTACAAACACGCCGCTCATCCCAGCAGCCGCTGCTGTGGTTTGCCTTGGGCATGAGGGTGTAAAGCCTCATCCAGGCCCTCAGCTATGGCGTTGAGAGCACAAAGCTCACCCCGCACAAGGCAGACAGCCTGGGTACCCCCAGGAGGGGCGGAAAGCGGCACACAGGGcgtgctggggagggcaggaggaccCCCACATCcatcaccccccccccgccgccatcttgtgcctcccctccccgcctTCCCTTCCCAGCGCGCCCCGCGCTCAGCGCCTACATTTCCCATCAAGCCCCGCGCGCAGGCCGCGCCCCCGCCCGCCTAGGGGGCGCCGAGCGACGAGGGAGGGGCGGGCTTGGGCCGTTGCCGTGGCAACGCGGCCCGGACGCGCCGGCGGCGCTGATTGGCTGCGGGGCGCTGGGCCGGGCGGTGGCGTCAGGGCGGGCGGCGGTGACGtcagggggcgggggggggggggNNNNNNNNNNNNNNNNNNNNNNNNNNNNNNNNNNNNNNNNNNNNNNNNNNNNNNNNNNNNNNNNNNNNNNNNNNNNNNNNNNNNNNNNNNNNNNNNNNNNNNNNNNNNNNNNNNNNNNNNNNNNNNNNNNNNNNNNNNNNNNNNNNNNNNNNNNNNNNNNNNNNNNNNNNNNNNNNNNNNNNNNNNNNNNNNNNNNNNNNNNNNNNNNNNNNNNNNNNNNNNNNNNNNNNNNNNNNNNNNNNNNNNNNNNNNNNNNNNNNNNNNNNNNNNNNNNNNNNNNNNNNNNNNNNNNNNNNNNNNNNNNNNNNNNNNNNNNNNNNNNNNNNNNNNNNNNNNNNNNNNNNNNNNNNNNNNNNNNNNNNNNNNNNNNNNNNNNNNNNNNNNNNNNNNNNNNNNNNNNNNNNNNNNNNNNNNNNNNNNNNNNNNNNNNNNNNNNNNNNNNNNNNNNNNNNNNNNNNNNNNNNNNNNNNNNNNNNNNNNNNNNNNNNNNNNNNNNNNNNNNNNNNNNNNNNNNNNNNNNNNNNNNNNNNNNNNNNNNNNNNNNNNNNNNNNNNNNNNNNNNNNNNNNNNNNNNNNNNNNNNNNNNNNNNNNNNNNNNNNNNNNNNNNNNNNNNNNNNNNNNNNNNNNNNNNNNNNNNNNNNNNNNNNNNNNNNNNNNNNNNNNNNNNNNNNNNNNNNNNNNNNNNNNNNNNNNNNNNNNNNNNNNNNNNNNNNNNNNNNNNNNNNNNNNNNNNNNNNNNNNNNNNNNNNNNNNNNNNNNNNNNNNNNNNNNNNNNNNNNNNNNNNNNNNNNNNNNNNNNNNNNNNNNNNNNNNNNNNNNNNNNNNNNNNNNNNNNNNNNNNNNNNNNNNNNNNNNN
This genomic window contains:
- the DEF6 gene encoding differentially expressed in FDCP 6 homolog — its product is MDLRAELLKSIWYAFTALDVEKSGKVSKSQLKVLSHNLYTVLCIPHDPVALEEHFRDDDDGPVSSQGYMPYLNKYILDKVEEGAFVKENFDELCWTLTAKKNYKPDRNGNSIVSHQDAFKLWCLFNFLSEDKYPLVMVPDEVEYLLKKICTAMNVELNSCELDDYLSQEPQGQGGLTVWQFLDMVNSGRLLRGIEQEAISMAVEEVYQEVIEDVLKQGYLWKKGQLRRNWSERWFMLKPSVLSYYMSEERKEKKGSIALDKHCCVEVLPDRDGKRCMFCVKTSSRTYEMSASDTRQRQEWTLAIQTAIRLQAEGKKSLHKDLKQKRREQREQREQRKAAKEEETQRLKQLQEEKERKLQELELLKEAQRQAEILLQEEEQRRRQQHEEMQRTLEIQLREAEQARASMQAEMVLKEAEAERQRKRITELEEMQERLQEALQQEVKARHDEESVRYAQARLLAEEEEKLKQLMKLKEEQEEYIIKTQLEKQVLKQEMENKNKCLEEAQKQLEEVRVNRQRVDQDVMAAQRKLRQASTNVKHWNVQMNRLMHPIEPGDKRTNVSGGGFAGYHPLLCRRDSSLKLKQKVEEKGSDPVRDGSKENVSNGGNRGPPPSSDADPMAMEPSN